A genomic segment from Cinclus cinclus chromosome 11, bCinCin1.1, whole genome shotgun sequence encodes:
- the PSME3IP1 gene encoding PSME3-interacting protein — MDGGDGTADLVINKRFVSEAELEERRKRRQEEWEKVRKPEDPKECPEEAYDPRSLYERLQEQREKKQQEFEEQFKFKNMVRGLDEDETHFLDEVSRQQELLEKQRREEELKELNEYRSTLAKVGVSMDPKKETEKKLPMKSVENKNKFSQAKLLAGAVKHRSSDSGNSVKRLKLDTDHDEKNQEKPSCVPLGSSSVGGSTVHCPSAAVCIGILPGLGAYSGSSDSESSSDSEGTINSTGKIVSSVFRGNSFFDGP, encoded by the exons ATGGATGGGGGAGATGGAACTGCTGACCTCGTGATTAACAAGAGGTTTGTGTCTGAAGCAGAGCTAGAGGAGCGGAGAAAGAGAAGGCAAGAGGAATGGGAAAAGGTCAGAAAACCTGAGGACCCAAAAG AATGCCCAGAGGAGGCATATGACCCACGGTCCTTGTATGAAAGGCTCcaggaacagagagaaaagaagcagcaggagtTTGAGGAGCAATTTAAATTCA AAAATATGGTAAGAGGCTTAGATGAAGATGAGACTCATTTCCTTGATGAGGTTTCTCGGCAGCAAGAGCTACTAGAAAAGCAACGAAGGGAAGAAGAGCTGAAAGAACTAAATGAATACAGA AGCACTCTCGCTAAAGTGGGAGTCAGTATGGACCCAAAGAAGGAAACTGAGAAGAAATTGCCCATGAAGTCAGTGGAAAACAAGAACAAATTTTCTCAGGCAAAGCTGTtggcaggagctgtgaaacacagAAG TTCAGATAGTGGTAACAGTGTGAAGAGGTTGAAACTAGACACTGATCATGATGAAAAGAATCAAG AAAAACCCTCCTGTGTTCCCTTGGGGAGCAGCTCAGTGGGAGGCTCCACAGTGCATtgtccctcagcagctgtgtGCATCGGGATCCTGCCTGGCCTGGGCGCCTACTCGGGGAGCAGCGATTCGGAGTCCAGCTCAGACAGCGAAGGCACTATCAATTCCACTGGGAAGATTGTCTCTTCTGTCTTTCGTGGCAACAGTTTCTTTGATGGTCCATAA